Within Mustela lutreola isolate mMusLut2 chromosome 10, mMusLut2.pri, whole genome shotgun sequence, the genomic segment GCCTTAGACCTCTCTGGGGCTGTTTTTCATTACTTTAAAGGGAGAATTAAAACAAGGCTTTTTAGTCTGTGTGTGACAGAGCAAAAGTTAGTTTTTCTGGTTACACAGACCAGAATATATTGTCATATTCTTAAAGGGGTACATCACTCAGCAAAATTTAAGACCAACTGGACTTGATTCCATTTTCATCTCTAAGACCATTTCTCACTGTGGACATTCTGAGTCTTGGGGAGGCCTTGACATGCATGATAGAGCTGAAAGCAAGGGGCCAGTTTTGTCACTAGCACTGGGGCCTTTTCACAGACCCCAAGGGGACCATCCTGTGTGTCTGATAGGGAGCTGGATAAGTAGTTTGTCTAATTGTCACTTCCCAAAAGGGCCTGTGGGGGACAATAAAAAGGTAAGGTATGGGAGCTATAGGTGAGTAGGTAGGGATCGTGGGCACCTAATTCGTTCAGCCAAGAATGGGCTTGTGGGCCTGCTCTGTGCTCACTGCTGAGGACAGACACTCCTGCATGCGAGGAATAGCTAAGTAGGATTTTTCTGAACCCAGTTGGGCTTGTGTCCAAACGGGGACCATCTTCTGCCTCAAGCAGGTCAGCTTGCCAGCTTTGGGGCAGAACTGCTAAGAGGCCAGCTTTCAGGTCCAGGGCcagttactagctgtgtgacaagTTCCTTGACCCCTCTGAGCCCCAGCCTCCTAGTCCTGACCCCACTCCAGGGTTACTGGGAAGGTCAAGAAGGTCCCAGTAGATTGCAGTGCTCTATCAGAACCagggagaggtggaagcagcctcatttgaggctgggagggggctgACCCATCCTCAAGGATTTGGGGCAACTGCAGGGATGGCGAGAAGCAGGCCAGGCTGTAGGCGGTGAACTGGGTGAACCGAGGGGTCCGGGTAGGCCTACCTAGAAGAACCTCTGAACAATGACAGAAACCACTTGTCAGACCTTTCTCAGGTACGTAAACTATAGAAACTGGCTCACTGGAATTCAGTGAACCTGAGAAGTGGACATTCTTGGTCTCATTTTAGCCTTCTGACTTTGACCCCACAACACTAAGGCAGGCTGGGCACTCTATCCTGTCTCTTGCTCTGTGTATCGGTCAAGCAGATTGGACAGAAAGAGCATTATCACAGCCGAGATGTCCAGGCAGTCATCTACTATCTTTGTACTTGAAACTACTGTCATGTTAGCATATAGAACATAAGCCAAGAACCAATAGAACATAACGTGGAGTGGGCACTGCCCACAGAATTTGAGACAAGAGGCCCTGCCTGCCCCCCCAACCCAATCCATTTAAGATAAGCTGCTTTGAACTGTCACCCTCTCACGTGCTACCCTCatcctggggagaggggagtttGCTTGACTGGTtatggtagagctgggattcagtcccagaaGGTAACTCCTCTAAGTCTTTGCCTTTCATGATCCAGGCTGCCTGAAGACCGTGGGCAGGAAGGAACAGGCCCAGGCAGGGGTCAGGCCAGCGAGGGATCCAGGGTGATGTGGGCACCCGTCGCTCAGTGAAATGCACATGGTCCAGGAACCAGTCAGCTGAAATGGGAGGGgccaggggacccagcctcctccaaagggggggcctgcttcccctcttctggCTGTGGGCTCTACTTCTCCCAGAAGGGTTAGCAGTACACCTGGAGCAGCGGTGCTCCTGACGAGTCTGTGTCTGTGCCCTGGAAGGATGAATCGTGGCTGGCTGGGTATcctgaggggaagggaagaggaaacagaggcttagaGAGGGAAGGAGCTCATCCAGGTCCCACAGACAGGGAGAAGCCTGTCAAGGAGCGGAGTAGGACTCAAGCATGGGTCAGTCTGATCTCAGTCCAATCCTGACTGGATCCCACTCAGgttcttgacctctctgagccccagcctTGCTGTCTGTCAAAGGGGAATGACCCCACTCCTGGGGTCTCTGAAAACCACAGCGGCAGCAGTAGATGGCACACAGGGTGCCTTTTCAGCTCCAGTGCATGGCCTCTGCCCTACACTGTCCTCCCCAGTGACTGGCGGGGGGGCTCAGATGCAACTTCTGGGCACCTGCCCCCTGAATATCTCCCAGGTGAACCCTTGAAGCCAGCTTGTAGGATCAGGATGGGGTCTAGGCTGCTCAGGCTTCTGGTTCCTTTCTGATCCCATCCCCACGCATCCCCAGAGGAAGCTGGGAGAGGgccatggcaggggtggggggggcgtggAGGGGAGGCCCGAGGGCAGTTTCCTCTCTGTACTCATCAGGTCAGGACCAAACCTGGGGCTCCATAAGGCCTCAGCCTCCTGGCGATGACATCTGCAGTGGTCTCCTGGGAGATCTGCACTGTGAGTTCTAGGGAGGGAACAGGAGGGGGCAGTGGTCATTATCACATCCTTTCAACCCTAACCCCAACTTCAGCTCCCAGCCTGATGAGGGAGGGATCATCTACACCTGGGCCGGGCTTGAGAAACaatgtttaaaacaaagacacaactagcatatgtgtatgcatgtgcatgtgcgtgtgtgtagtGGTGTCTGGGTGGGGGATTTGGTTAGGCCAGGGCCCAGGTCTAAATTCATATGGGATCCTGGATCTGTTAACCAGGCTAGGCCTGCAAACTCCGGCAGCTTGTACCAGGGGACAGAGGAGTCTCTTAGGGGACATGAGAGGACAAAGGAGAGCAGGGACTGGCCGAGGGTGGACCCACAGTGGCCAACCACCCAGTGTAGCCCTCCCTTGGCCAGAGTCTCCTCCACTCTGTCCCTCAGCCACAGGGAACCCCACCTACCATCCTGGCTGAGCCCTGAGCCCACCATGGTCTCGTGGCCACTgtcaggggcagcagcaggggctGCACCCCGCACGGAGCGGCCCTCTGTGGTCTGCGGGCGGGCTCGGCTCTTGCGGGTACTGATGCGAATGATGCCGCGAACCAGGCGGCCCTCGGCATCCTGCTCATCCAGGTGGTAGTCCTGGGTGATGCTGCTGATAAGGTCCGAGATCTTACTGGTCTTCTCCAGGAACACAGTGTCTGATGTGCACTTGGCCAGCTCGTCAATCTGGTGTACACTGAATAACTCGGTCAGCTTCTTGAAGATGAGCACATCGATCTCTCGGCTGGACATGGAGCCGCTTCCTATCTCAGGCAGGTCCAGGTCCGACTCATGGAAAGAGTAGTATTCTTCGGAGCCACGAGGGCTGCTGGCGAGGGTGCTAGGCAGGCTGTGCCGCATGGGTGGGGGTTCAGCCAGTGGCTCCTTGCAGCAGGAGTCCGCAtcaggggctggggaggtggtACTGCGGTAGGGATACACAGGGATGCCTTTGAGCTTGACATCAGGGTAGCTGAAACTGCTACCCATGGTTGACTTGAGCCGCTGGCCGTCCCGCCGGCTGGGAGGTGCACGATCGGGGCTGGGGGGTACTCCATTGTGTTCTTTGGCCCAGCTGGCTTCAGCAGTCCCCTCAGGGGAGTCGCCAGCAGACAAACAGAGGCTGCAGCCCCGCATGCAGGCCCCGCATCGCTGGAGGCAACTCCGGCAGCGGCGGAAGCAGAAGGCAGCCCGGCACCAGTCCCACACCCACGGTCTCCAGGGCAGGCAGCAGGCCGGGGGCTCAGCAGCAGACTCAGGAGAGCTGGAGATGAAGGTAAGGCTCTCGGGCCCATGGTGGCCAGGGTCCTTGGGGTCTGGCCTGCGGGTGCGGCGGGTTGGTGGGGGTTGGGATGGCTCATCAAAAGTCTCCACGCATAGTTCTGTTGGCCGCTCCCAGGGTCCCAAGCGTGGGGGCCCAGATGATGGGCGGGGATGTCCAGGGCGGGGCATGGCTCATTGCATGATTTGTTGCAGCCAGGCACCtagggaggagaggccaggaaggAGTCACATTCAAGGGTGCAGTTAGGCCCAGGAACCCTCACCTAGCGTCCCTccctctccaaagaagaaattctGTCTCTGGTCTAACCTACATTTCAAAATTTCCcgggacagggcacctgggtggctcagtcagttaagcgtctgactcttgatttctgctcaggtcatgatctcagggtcctgggatcaagccccatgtcaggctccatgctcagtgcacagtcggcttgggattctctctccctctccctctgccatcctctcaaataaataaatcaatcttttaaaaagatgtcctgtgtattatataagactgatgaatcactgacctttacctctgaaatgaaaaatacattacatgttaattaattgaatttaaataaaaattttaaaaaattttaaaagtgtccTGAGATTTCACACCCAGGGATGTAGTGGGGTGGCTACCAttgaaaaagcagaaaatgaaaggCACTGGAGACGTGGGGATGGAGGAGCCCTTGGAGAATGGTGTGGCTGTAGCAGACAGCACAGCAGTGCCTCCAAAAATCAGACACAGGACTGCCACGTGGGCCCGCCATCCCTGCCTGCAGTCCCCCAAAAGGACGGAAAGCAGGAACCAAAACAGACATTTGCATGCCAGTGTCcacacagcagcattatttgcaataggcAAAAGGTAGGAACCACCCATATGTTCACTGACAGAtgtatgaataaacaaaatgccaCATATacttacaatggagtattattcagccctaaaaaggagtgagactgatatgTGCCACAACACCGATGAGCTCTGAGACATTATGCTAAAGGAAAGAAACCTGACACAAAGGACACATATTGTATGGTCCCACTTATACGAAATATCTAGAACAAATTCTTAGGACAAGAAAGTaaaacagtggttgccaggggctgaaggCAGGGGCAAATGGGAAGTTACTGTGTAATGGGTAGATTTCCACTTTAGGAAGACgaaaatgttctggagatggatgataGCGGTGGTCAAACAATACCCAACAATGTGAATGTGTTTAATGCTGCAGAACTGAATGGTTAACGTggtaaaaaaaacattttaagtggcAAATTTTATATAATGTACATTTTaccacatgaaaagaaaaatctccagaGATCTCCCTTTCCGGGGAATGGTCTCCCTCAGTTTATCCCCTCTGTTGGTAATCCCACCCAACAGAGTCTCTGAGGCTCTCAACACATGCTTCCCCTGTGAACCTGACCATCActaccttcccttcccctctgccttcaAATTAGTCATGGGAATGTGACAGATCCCCTGTCAATGTTTCAGTCGGGGTGAGATTTGCTCTGCTAGCAATATTTAACACCAAGcattcttttgcttcctttgatTAGACAAGAAAGCCAAGCCACAAAatacactttcttttccttcttgacTTGGTTGCTAGCAAGCTCAGAGTGAAGACTTCATTCATTCCATAATCACGGAGCCCGGCCCCACATTAGGCACTGTAAAACCACGGatgatctgcctttggctcaggtcatggtcccataGTCCTGGGGTCAAGCGCCACATctgctccctgcttagtgagcctgct encodes:
- the KDF1 gene encoding keratinocyte differentiation factor 1, encoding MPRPGHPRPSSGPPRLGPWERPTELCVETFDEPSQPPPTRRTRRPDPKDPGHHGPESLTFISSSPESAAEPPACCLPWRPWVWDWCRAAFCFRRCRSCLQRCGACMRGCSLCLSAGDSPEGTAEASWAKEHNGVPPSPDRAPPSRRDGQRLKSTMGSSFSYPDVKLKGIPVYPYRSTTSPAPDADSCCKEPLAEPPPMRHSLPSTLASSPRGSEEYYSFHESDLDLPEIGSGSMSSREIDVLIFKKLTELFSVHQIDELAKCTSDTVFLEKTSKISDLISSITQDYHLDEQDAEGRLVRGIIRISTRKSRARPQTTEGRSVRGAAPAAAPDSGHETMVGSGLSQDELTVQISQETTADVIARRLRPYGAPGYPASHDSSFQGTDTDSSGAPLLQVYC